The following are encoded together in the Scomber scombrus chromosome 7, fScoSco1.1, whole genome shotgun sequence genome:
- the dbf4 gene encoding protein DBF4 homolog A, translating to MKENKMKPKRIQKHDRPSWQGKGGTGGDKTTLSQATAAVRVHHPAQVKPFAGKVFYLDLPSNRIVETLERDIKELGGTVEKFFSKEIKYLVSNKREAKYVQCLRQDSPVPSPDSGQSSPHPRSNPHRPGSHGDNMKSRSQGQTDAFVTSRGKSLVERVVKEQKRVQMNKILSNALEWGVKILYIDDVMAYVQKKKKTISGQIPVTTAVKTNVKTEPAAKQSFQKCKGGRITKPFVKVEDSSRHYRPIYLNMPNMPELNLKTVPPCSPFCFEDKDNPGNRQRANRGAKGSASEERAHAPKRNKNKKRGGYCECCMIKYENLTTHLQSDRHKAFSKSEEYFVVDRLVSTMHCNFIHIKSKIKRPKCSVLIAPGPCGKTEPSHRGDLDTTETIKEEQYQTVDGQRGESYSGHNLKISSLPGSAPLIQRDGDSRNVFTSSDRSKHKSLARKRLCRQNSLTSFTQKAEQAESPQQNMETAPSRGEGLASFPSRVTQVDPEGQISYTDMNSLASPSHTINAQNELPSGCLNDTTNHQEQSDMIKDCLLFEAVQEGNISPERMTGNNLSDKVERNPPTQSCSPVRKIQRRVRVYKRKRRKLDTHVMCQEHEKPNDIRDDSLLTLRELFQSSDDMDVEFLGFVD from the exons atgaaagagaataaaatgaaGCCAAAACGCATCCAAAAGCACGACAGACCCAGCTGGCAAG GAAAAGGCGGCACTGGTGGCGACAAGACAACACTGAGCCAAGCGACAGCAGCAGTACGTGTGCACCATCCGGCTCAAGTCAAACCTTTTGCCGGGAAAGTGTTTTACCTCGACCTGCCATCAAACAGGATAGTAGAGACATTGGAGAGAGACATCAAAGAACTCGGAGGG ACTGTTGAGAAGTTCTTCAGCAAGGAAATAAAGTATCTGGTATCCAATAAGAGGGAAGCTAAATATGTGCAGTGCCTCAGGCAGGACTCGCCAGTCCCCAGCCCGGACTCCGGACAGAGTTCACCTCACCCTCGCTCAAATCCTCACCGACCTGGGAgccatggagacaacatgaaAAGTCGGTCCCAGGGCCAAACAGATGCA TTCGTCACAAGCCGGGGGAAGTCTTTGGTGGAGAGGGTGGTGAAAGAGCAG aaGAGGGTACAAATGAACAAGATCCTGTCAAATGCTTTGGAGTGGGGTGTGAAAATCCTCTACATAGATG ATGTAATGGCATAtgttcagaagaaaaaaaagaccattaGCGGCCAGATTCCTGTCACCACTGCTGTCAAAACAAAT GTCAAAACTGAGCCAGCAGCAAAGCAAAGCTTTCAGAAATGCAAAG gAGGCAGGATCACTAAACCATTTGTCAAGGTTGAAGATTCAAGCAG ACACTACCGTCCAATCTACCTCAATATGCCAAACATGCCTGAGTTAAACCTGAAGACCGTTCCTCCCTGCAGTCCCTTCTGTTTCGAGGACAAAGACAATCCAGGGAACAGACAGCGGGCAAACAG AGGCGCGAAAGGCTCAGCCAGTGAAGAGAGGGCACACGCCccaaaaaggaacaaaaacaagaaacgAGGCGGCTACTGCGAGTGCTGCATGATCAAATACGAAAACCTGACAACA caTTTACAGAGCGACCGTCACAAGGCGTTCTCCAAGAGTGAGGAGTACTTTGTGGTGGACAGACTGGTTTCCACCATGCACTGCAACTTCATCCACatcaaaagtaaaattaaaag ACCAAAATGCAGTGTTCTGATTGCTCCTGGACCATGTGGGAAAACTGAGCCAAGTCACAGGGGAGATCTTGATACCACAGAGACTATTAAAGAGGAACAGTACCAAACTGTTGACGGACAACGTGGGGAATCTTATTCAGgacacaatttaaaaatcagTTCACTTCCTGGTTCTGCTCCTCTGATTCAAAGAGATGGTGACAGTAGGAACGTTTTTACTTCCTCAGACAGATCCAAGCACAAATCTCTTGCACGTAAACGACTGTGCAGACAGAATTCATTGACTTCTTTCACTCAAAAAGCTGAGCAGGCTGAAAGTCCTCAACAAAACATGGAAACAGCTCCATCTAGAGGTGAAGGTCTTGCCTCTTTCCCCTCCAGAGTCACTCAGGTTGACCCGGAGGGCCAAATATCTTACACAGATATGAACAGCTTAGCCTCACCCTCACATACTATTAATGCACAGAATGAATTACCCTCAGGGTGCCTTAATGATACGACGAATCACCAAGAGCAATCTGATATGATCAAAGATTGTTTACTGTTTGAGGCTGTCCAGGAGGGAAACATATCACCCGAGAGAATGACTGGAAACAATCTCTCAGACAAAGTGGAAAGAAATCCTCCCACACAAAGCTGCTCCCCAGTCAGAAAAATACAGAGGAGGGTGAGAGTTTATAAACGCAAAAGACGGAAATTAGACACACATGTTATGTGTCAAGAACATGAAAAGCCAAATGACATTCGTGATGACTCCCTTCTGACGTTGCGGGAGCTTTTCCAGTCAAGTGATGACATGGATGTTGAATTTCTGGGATTTGTTGACTAA